The following proteins are encoded in a genomic region of Alnus glutinosa chromosome 8, dhAlnGlut1.1, whole genome shotgun sequence:
- the LOC133874924 gene encoding AAA-ATPase At3g50940-like isoform X1, whose product MISGLKSSTSTWFEAYAALSTSIMILQTATNQLLPARLRSFILSILKRFFSGYFVSHATITIDELWEGCRNEFYDAAKEYLPSKITHANKNLRVGSLTMNDKIAVAVQDGEAVEDVFGNIKLTWRFCVHEDRRGGQQNHNIKPDVTHMYQLTFCERDRGKVMDSYLPHVLSAYRAIKDGRKEMKIYNRKIRSRSWTALALKHPSTFDTLAIEPQLKKSIIDDLDRFLRRKDFYKKVGKPWKRGYLLYGPPGTGKSSMIAAMANYLKFDVYNFDLTTFFSDSELIEALRTTSSRSIIVVEDIDCNKVVHDRSKEADEDPKFVKVTLSGLLNAMDGLWSGSGDERIIVFTTNHKDRLDPALLRPGRMDMHINLSFCTVNSFRILASNYLDVQTHPLFEPIEGLLEKLEVSPASMAEELMKSDDADVALGELIEFLKRKEKMGGDEIEASESKQSCPLSKKKRWGVMKSMHRSGSKQSTTPETKRVEH is encoded by the exons ATGATATCTGGTCTGAAGAGCTCAACATCAACATGGTTCGAAGCGTATGCAGCCCTGTCCACATCAATCATGATTTTACAAACCGCCACCAATCAACTTTTACCTGCGCGTCTTCGGTCATTCATCCTCTCAATACTTAAGCGCTTCTTCTCCGGTTACTTCGTTTCTCATGCCACGATCACCATCGATGAGCTGTGGGAGGGCTGTCGAAACGAATTCTACGATGCTGCCAAAGAATACCTGCCTTCCAAGATTACTCATGCAAACAAGAATCTTAGAGTCGGCAGTTTAACGATGAATGATAAGATAGCCGTGGCTGTCCAAGATGGAGAAGCCGTGGAGGATGTCTTTGGCAACATCAAGCTCACCTGGAGATTTTGCGTTCATGAAGATCGGCGAGGTGGACAACAAAATCATAATATTAAGCCAGACGTGACGCATATGTACCAGCTAACTTTCTGCGAAAGGGATAGGGGAAAAGTCATGGATTCTTATTTGCCTCATGTCTTGAGCGCATACAGAGCCATCAAAGATGGaaggaaggagatgaagatcTACAATAGGAAGATTCGTAGTCGATCATGGACAGCATTGGCACTAAAGCATCCATCCACATTCGACACACTCGCCATTGAACCTCAGTTGAAAAAGAGTATTATCGATGACCTGGATCGGTTCCTAAGGAGGAAGGATTTCTACAAAAAGGTTGGCAAGCCTTGGAAGCGCGGTTATTTATTGTATGGCCCTCCTGGAACTGGGAAATCCAGCATGATTGCGGCCATGGCTAATTACTTGAAGTTTGATGTTTACAATTTCGATCTCACCACTTTTTTCTCTGATTCTGAACTGATAGAAGCCCTGCGTACTACGTCCAGTCGTTCCATAATTGTGGTTGAGGACATAGACTGCAATAAAGTGGTACACGATCGATCCAAAGAAGCTGATGAAGATCCCAAGTTCGTTAAG GTCACACTCTCGGGTCTACTAAATGCCATGGATGGTTTGTGGTCAGGTAGTGGAGACGAGCGAATTATAGTGTTTACTACAAATCACAAAGATCGACTAGATCCAGCATTGTTACGTCCTGGTCGGATGGACATGCACATAAACTTGTCCTTCTGCACCGTTAATAGCTTCCGGATCTTAGCCTCCAATTACCTGGACGTCCAAACCCACCCGCTCTTTGAACCAATTGAAGGCTTGCTAGAGAAACTAGAAGTGAGTCCCGCATCAATGGCAGAAGAATTAATGAAAAGCGATGATGCTGATGTTGCTCTTGGAGAACTTATTGAGTTCCTTAAGCGAAAAGAAAAGATGGGCGGCGATGAAATCGAAGCCTCTGAATCAAAACAAAGTTGTCCTTTGAGTAAAAAGAAGAGATGGGGGGTAATGAAATCAATGCATCGATCTGGTTCAAAACAAAGTACAACTCCGGAGACCAAAAGGGTTGAACATTGA